In Janthinobacterium sp. 67, a genomic segment contains:
- a CDS encoding replication endonuclease has translation MQSKQILLPAPQRHEAFLRSAQFAPELARIPYKWRNRIITAALAKMAWSSWYKIYESIAIGFVREFAEQYVPAGVDLSQSDADIVATAERAAAGVTKMLWMAISETHALQIMEDECASYGIELPEFDTLTDTIARLVDARWWRRQLRKRVKRAFEAGNIRLGYVNYRGEPYASNDAVLSRLAQNRRNAAALAATLVQNENGQQFSIAELAEKTTANKAIRRGELMLRINGFEQIARECGDQGIFITWTCPSRFHAMQHSGKPNDKFDGSTPREANAYLGKMTSLCRSALARRGIGLYGFRIAEPHHDGCPHWHLLLFVRPTAKYKTAYLQDVAGRAIRIMKRYAWRVDRGEPGAFARRLDVKRIDWAKGSAAGYIAKYVAKNIDGVADHRTKEGYVVTADTEGDVELTPSARVESWAACWGIRQFQQWGGAPVTVWRELRRIEESMLNEAPAAMRRAWDAVQKIDGEKRACWAEYLRAQGGALVPRKELVVTLAKDEKTVIGRYGETLRTTPYGVRCSDLIGVVFKSVRHTWTPVQATGARAVAVGVAVPRTRVNNCTHPDRPAPAPPPAAPIPNLSDEAKTALIAAWAAVNACPYPRLIVTDNPPQEGNGT, from the coding sequence ATGCAATCTAAACAAATCCTGCTGCCTGCCCCGCAACGTCACGAAGCCTTCTTGCGCTCCGCGCAGTTTGCGCCCGAGCTGGCCCGCATCCCGTACAAGTGGCGCAACCGCATCATCACGGCCGCCCTGGCCAAAATGGCCTGGTCGTCCTGGTACAAAATTTACGAGTCCATCGCCATCGGCTTTGTACGCGAGTTCGCCGAGCAGTACGTGCCGGCCGGCGTCGACCTATCGCAAAGCGACGCCGACATCGTGGCCACGGCCGAACGTGCGGCCGCCGGCGTCACCAAAATGCTGTGGATGGCCATATCTGAAACGCACGCCTTGCAGATCATGGAAGACGAATGCGCCTCGTATGGCATCGAGCTGCCAGAGTTCGACACGCTGACCGACACCATCGCCCGCCTGGTGGACGCCCGCTGGTGGCGCCGCCAACTGCGCAAGCGCGTCAAGCGCGCCTTCGAGGCGGGCAATATCCGCCTGGGCTATGTGAACTATCGCGGCGAACCCTACGCCAGCAACGACGCCGTGCTGTCGCGCCTGGCTCAAAACCGCCGCAACGCGGCAGCGCTGGCCGCCACCCTGGTGCAAAACGAGAACGGCCAGCAATTCAGCATCGCCGAACTGGCCGAGAAAACCACCGCCAACAAGGCCATCCGGCGCGGCGAGCTGATGTTGCGCATCAACGGCTTTGAACAGATCGCCCGCGAGTGCGGCGACCAAGGCATTTTCATCACCTGGACCTGCCCATCGCGCTTCCACGCCATGCAGCACAGCGGCAAGCCGAACGACAAGTTCGACGGCTCGACGCCACGCGAAGCAAATGCCTACCTGGGCAAGATGACATCGCTGTGCCGCTCCGCGCTGGCGCGCCGTGGCATCGGCCTGTACGGCTTTCGCATCGCCGAACCACATCACGACGGCTGCCCGCATTGGCATCTGCTGCTATTCGTGCGCCCCACCGCGAAATACAAGACGGCCTACCTGCAGGACGTGGCAGGCCGTGCCATCCGCATCATGAAGCGCTACGCCTGGCGCGTGGACCGTGGCGAACCGGGCGCCTTTGCGCGCCGCCTGGACGTGAAACGCATCGACTGGGCCAAGGGCAGCGCTGCCGGCTACATCGCCAAGTACGTGGCCAAGAACATTGACGGCGTGGCCGACCACAGGACGAAAGAAGGCTATGTCGTCACGGCCGACACCGAAGGCGATGTCGAGCTGACGCCATCGGCGCGCGTCGAGTCCTGGGCGGCGTGCTGGGGCATCCGTCAATTCCAGCAATGGGGCGGCGCACCCGTTACCGTATGGCGCGAACTGCGCCGCATCGAGGAAAGCATGCTCAACGAAGCCCCGGCCGCCATGCGCCGCGCCTGGGACGCCGTGCAAAAGATCGACGGCGAAAAGCGCGCTTGCTGGGCGGAATACCTGCGCGCCCAGGGCGGCGCCCTGGTGCCGCGCAAGGAATTGGTCGTCACCCTGGCCAAGGACGAAAAGACCGTCATCGGCCGCTACGGTGAAACGCTGCGCACCACGCCCTACGGCGTGCGCTGCAGCGACCTGATCGGCGTGGTCTTCAAGTCCGTGCGCCATACGTGGACGCCAGTACAGGCCACAGGCGCTCGCGCGGTGGCTGTTGGGGTTGCCGTTCCTCGGACTCGTGTAAATAACTGTACGCACCCCGACCGCCCTGCCCCGGCCCCGCCGCCAGCGGCCCCCATACCGAACCTATCGGACGAGGCAAAAACAGCCTTGATTGCCGCCTGGGCGGCCGTCAACGCCTGCCCATACCCCCGGCTGATCGTCACAGACAACCCACCCCAAGAAGGAAATGGCACATGA
- a CDS encoding ogr/Delta-like zinc finger family protein: MRVIGLPCPHCEYTVRAVKSRTMSAMFKEITYMCQNPDCGHSFVAGLEVLRTLSLSAMPKADIRIPMSQHARAAATSQLALDLTAGC; the protein is encoded by the coding sequence ATGAGAGTCATCGGCCTGCCCTGCCCGCATTGCGAATACACCGTCCGCGCCGTCAAAAGCCGCACGATGTCCGCCATGTTCAAGGAAATCACCTACATGTGCCAGAACCCCGACTGCGGGCACTCCTTCGTGGCAGGCCTGGAAGTACTGCGCACGCTCTCGCTGTCCGCCATGCCCAAGGCCGATATCCGCATCCCGATGTCCCAGCATGCGCGCGCGGCAGCCACCAGCCAGCTGGCCCTGGACCTGACTGCGGGCTGCTGA